The Latilactobacillus sakei subsp. sakei DSM 20017 = JCM 1157 genome includes a window with the following:
- a CDS encoding YhgE/Pip domain-containing protein, which yields MKMIQNEFKFIAKNKIIMISLIAIMFIPFLYSVFFLKSVWDPYGSTGELPVAVVNNDQPATYNGETLSAGKDMVKELKKNDQLGWRFVSAKKAKQGLKDKEYYTVVTLPKNFSANAATVLDKNPKKMQIQYETNDSLNFIGEVISEMGAKELNAQVRETVTKAYAQVMFKQVKTAGKGFSTAASGAKKLTKGSVTLSDGLNTYTAGVDKVNDGVMTMKTSVTPLSDGIQKLAAGSGALNTGLQTLNSKTGALASGASQLDSGANQLNTGLQTLNSKTGALASGASQLNDGAGQLNTGLQTLNSKTGALASGAKDLNDGAGQLSNGVKDYTTGTSVLSSGLKDITDNNQKLNAGVSTLAESTEQLPAGVAGVYVLNSVVSQNLGQVDSQLKAQADSMKQFTAMPTQMASVNNDSKQLATLLEELKPSMALLVQLNAVYKENASQLAQLGQLGTQLKGFETTLTNSATTIGQNSGATLADVKVISAEASKLSPEAQKALGDIQAKSMSNLSSVKDIQTASSQLNIDQLTGMVDKLTPLLGQMGNLDNSITQLTTMSQKADALLKKSDQLTNADMQKQITGLLGQMSELSDGIAQLNTAASQSTAIAKQLNVGVNGQGNTPVIDGIAISKEKDPAKQQALIQGKVTTIAKNSVMTPQINQLATGIKNYTAGVSSAKSGADKITANNSKLVSGSSQLAAGTKQLNGQVPQLTSGVSQLATGSKALYAGTTQLNGQVPQLTSGVGQLAAGSKQLATGTGQLNSQVPQLTSGVSQLATGSETLNGGLGQLNAKIPTLTSGVGQLADGTSQLAANSAKLNDGAGQLTDGNKTLATALKGGAKQVNDIQLTNKTADMFAAPAELKHSNYSYVPNYGHALAPYVLSLALFVGAIVFNFAFPIRKVSMTGQSATAWYLSKISVGALVAVGMAIIEPGLMMIAGLNVDHPAQFFLVSIMFSLTSMAIIMFLSMTFDNPGRFLAMVLLMLQLGGSGGTFPMEITNHFYNVIHPFLPMTYSILGFRQAITSGLGNGQVLQTVFTLLLFMVVALILLWFGMNHLQKIGNGGRSVLDDNQKLQDLEK from the coding sequence ATGAAGATGATTCAAAATGAATTTAAGTTCATTGCCAAGAATAAAATCATCATGATTTCGTTAATCGCAATCATGTTTATTCCGTTCTTGTACAGTGTCTTTTTCCTGAAATCTGTCTGGGATCCTTACGGTAGTACTGGTGAATTACCAGTCGCTGTCGTAAATAATGATCAACCAGCAACTTATAACGGTGAAACGTTGAGTGCTGGTAAAGACATGGTTAAGGAATTAAAGAAGAACGACCAATTAGGTTGGCGTTTCGTTTCGGCCAAGAAGGCTAAACAAGGTTTGAAGGACAAAGAATACTATACAGTCGTTACTTTACCTAAGAACTTTTCAGCAAACGCCGCAACAGTTTTGGATAAGAATCCTAAAAAGATGCAAATCCAATATGAAACAAACGATTCATTGAACTTCATCGGTGAAGTTATCAGTGAAATGGGTGCCAAGGAATTGAACGCCCAAGTACGTGAAACAGTAACAAAGGCTTATGCTCAAGTTATGTTCAAACAAGTTAAAACAGCTGGTAAAGGCTTCAGCACAGCCGCTTCAGGGGCTAAGAAGTTAACAAAGGGTTCAGTCACACTTTCAGATGGCTTGAACACTTATACAGCTGGTGTTGATAAGGTCAACGATGGCGTCATGACAATGAAAACTAGCGTGACACCTTTATCAGACGGTATTCAAAAATTAGCAGCCGGTTCAGGGGCCTTAAACACAGGTCTACAAACATTGAACAGCAAAACAGGCGCATTAGCCTCAGGTGCTAGCCAATTGGACAGCGGTGCTAACCAATTGAACACAGGTCTACAAACATTGAACAGTAAGACAGGCGCATTAGCTTCAGGCGCAAGCCAATTGAACGACGGTGCTGGTCAATTAAATACAGGCTTACAAACGTTAAATAGTAAGACAGGCGCATTGGCTTCAGGTGCTAAAGATTTAAATGACGGTGCTGGTCAATTAAGCAATGGTGTGAAAGATTACACTACTGGTACTAGCGTACTTAGTTCTGGTTTGAAAGATATTACTGATAATAATCAAAAATTAAATGCAGGTGTATCGACACTTGCTGAATCAACAGAACAATTACCCGCTGGTGTGGCAGGAGTCTATGTCTTGAATTCTGTTGTCAGTCAAAATCTTGGCCAAGTTGATTCACAATTGAAAGCACAAGCTGATAGTATGAAACAGTTTACTGCTATGCCTACACAAATGGCATCAGTTAATAACGACTCTAAACAGTTAGCTACACTTTTAGAAGAGTTAAAACCAAGTATGGCCTTATTAGTACAGCTAAACGCTGTCTATAAGGAAAATGCTAGCCAGCTAGCGCAACTTGGACAACTTGGGACACAACTCAAAGGCTTTGAAACAACGTTAACCAATTCTGCAACAACTATTGGACAAAATTCCGGTGCAACTTTAGCTGATGTTAAAGTGATTAGCGCTGAAGCATCTAAATTGAGTCCGGAAGCTCAAAAGGCTTTAGGAGACATTCAAGCTAAATCAATGTCGAATCTTTCATCTGTTAAGGATATTCAAACTGCAAGCAGTCAATTGAATATTGATCAATTAACAGGAATGGTCGATAAATTGACACCATTATTAGGTCAAATGGGTAATTTAGATAATTCAATTACACAGTTGACAACGATGAGTCAAAAAGCCGATGCATTACTTAAAAAGAGTGATCAATTAACTAATGCTGATATGCAAAAACAAATTACAGGTTTACTAGGCCAAATGTCTGAATTGTCAGATGGTATAGCACAATTAAATACAGCAGCATCTCAATCTACAGCAATTGCAAAACAATTAAATGTTGGCGTTAATGGTCAAGGAAATACACCAGTCATTGATGGGATTGCTATTTCAAAAGAAAAAGATCCTGCTAAACAACAAGCTTTAATTCAAGGTAAAGTTACTACAATTGCAAAGAATTCAGTAATGACACCTCAAATTAATCAATTGGCTACTGGTATTAAAAATTATACAGCTGGCGTTTCAAGTGCTAAATCAGGTGCTGATAAGATAACGGCTAATAATAGTAAGTTAGTTTCTGGTAGTTCACAACTAGCTGCTGGTACAAAACAACTAAACGGTCAAGTGCCACAATTGACAAGCGGTGTTAGTCAATTAGCAACAGGTTCAAAAGCCTTATATGCTGGTACAACACAATTAAATGGTCAAGTGCCACAATTGACAAGCGGTGTTGGTCAATTAGCTGCTGGTTCAAAACAATTAGCAACTGGTACTGGTCAATTGAATAGCCAAGTCCCACAATTAACAAGTGGTGTTAGTCAATTGGCAACAGGTTCTGAAACATTGAACGGTGGTCTTGGTCAATTAAACGCTAAGATCCCAACGTTAACGAGTGGTGTTGGTCAATTAGCCGATGGTACAAGTCAATTAGCTGCTAACTCAGCTAAGTTAAACGACGGTGCTGGTCAGTTAACTGATGGTAACAAGACATTAGCAACTGCCCTTAAGGGTGGTGCAAAACAAGTTAACGATATCCAATTAACGAATAAGACAGCGGACATGTTCGCTGCACCTGCTGAATTGAAACACTCAAACTATAGCTATGTGCCTAACTACGGTCATGCTTTAGCACCATACGTGCTTTCATTAGCCTTATTCGTTGGGGCAATTGTCTTCAACTTTGCTTTCCCAATTCGGAAAGTTTCAATGACTGGTCAATCAGCAACAGCTTGGTACTTAAGTAAGATTTCTGTCGGCGCATTAGTTGCTGTCGGCATGGCAATCATCGAACCTGGGTTAATGATGATCGCAGGGTTAAATGTTGATCACCCTGCCCAATTCTTCTTAGTATCAATTATGTTCTCATTGACGTCGATGGCGATCATCATGTTCCTATCAATGACGTTCGACAATCCTGGTCGTTTCTTGGCCATGGTTCTCTTGATGCTCCAATTAGGTGGTTCAGGTGGGACATTCCCAATGGAAATTACAAACCACTTCTACAATGTGATCCATCCATTCTTACCAATGACTTACTCAATCCTAGGCTTCAGACAAGCAATTACATCTGGTTTAGGTAACGGTCAAGTGCTACAAACAGTCTTCACGTTACTACTATTTATGGTAGTCGCATTGATCCTATTGTGGTTCGGTATGAATCATTTACAAAAAATCGGTAATGGTGGTCGTTCAGTATTAGATGACAACCAAAAATTACAAGATCTTGAAAAATAA